The following proteins come from a genomic window of Nicotiana tomentosiformis chromosome 12, ASM39032v3, whole genome shotgun sequence:
- the LOC138903207 gene encoding uncharacterized protein encodes MAKSSTGETTFSLAYGVEALIPVKVGEPTLRYSQTNEESNNEAMLINLELLEGCRDLAYVRKVAQKRERYYNRRANFRFFKEGDLVLRKVTQNTRELNAGKLGPTWEGPYRISAVTRKGSYELENQNGDKLPSNWNVAHLKRYYL; translated from the coding sequence atggcCAAATCAAGTACAGGAGAAACTACTTTTTCCCTCGCGTACGGTGttgaagccctaatcccggttaaagtgggcgaacccactttgagatattctcagACAAATGAAGAATCAAACAATGAAGCAATGCTAATTAACTTGGAACTGCTTGAGGGATGCAGGGACTTGGCGTATGTAAGAAAGGTAGCTCAAAAGAGGGagcgatattacaatcgaagagccaatttcCGTTTTTTCAAAGAAGGAGACTTGGTTCTTAGGAAAGTAACAcaaaatacccgggagctcaacgcaggaaaactaggtccaacatgggaaggtccTTACCGAATTTCAGCTGTCActaggaaaggttcatacgagttggagaaccagaatggggacaagttgcccagcaactggaacgtggcacatctcaaaagatattatttatGA